A genomic segment from Echeneis naucrates chromosome 20, fEcheNa1.1, whole genome shotgun sequence encodes:
- the csrnp1b gene encoding cysteine/serine-rich nuclear protein 1b has protein sequence MSGLLKRKFEEVDEDPCYSSPSPSSLSSACSGWDSEGESCYSDTLDSTPSNPSSPATNFNTTSILKKAKRPRRGNVTFDQVTVFFFPRCQGFTSVPSRGGCTLGMMQRHSTLRTYTLAEFAVEQRLLRREKFLNRLREEKLEALKLKLTKNGTQESEEAERLTVDDIPEQDIDISGANLDEGSFLQPYPSKRRYALLKAAGVKKIDKEEKRQLHELRISRENCGCDCQGFCEPETCSCSLAGIKCQMDHSSFPCGCTKDGCGNTEGRIEFNSTRVQTHYIHTIMKLELEKRLEEQSSTEEEEENTTTAASVPAVPSFPFSSELATAGENSCSSDMTDLSDSSGHSEDSEAGENLCDHGTQLDVDEKGLSRILSFSDTENCSDRTRAGGDKSSKNTYGPDQRQEPQQPSAETFSSFSMVDFADENDNIDAALLDSADDHTDNRATAISELLDENANQGNALFHSSSVPHTPSPTIDRSASYNMDLSLSSESDLEFFDGFPCLGSSSLYNSLKEYEHMDNFFQFQLPSYPSFPAASDPGTCLLESLIGLSESIPEPPTTFTDNQLLEEAMKLSVMESVKV, from the exons ATGAGTGGGCTTCTCAAGAGGAAGTTTGAGGAGGTGGATGAGGACCCATGCTACTCCTCGCCCTCaccctcttccctctcctctgcctgctcAGGCTGGGACTCGGAGGGGGAGAGCTGCTATTCTGACACCCTGGATTCCACTCCCAGCAACCCCAGCTCCCCAGCAACAAATTTCAACA CAACATCCATCCTTAAGAAAGCCAAGAGACCACGGCGGGGCaatgtgacctttgaccagGTGACAGTGTTCTTCTTCCCTCGGTGCCAAGGCTTCACCAGTGTTCCCAGTCGCGGAGGATGCACTCTAGGCATGATGCAGCGCCACAGCACACTCCGCACATACACGCTCGCAGAGTTTGCTGTTGAGCAGCGGCTTCTACGCCGGGAGAAATTCCTCAACAGACTCAGGGAGGAGAAGCTGGAAGCTCTCAAATTAAAG CTGACCAAGAATGGAACCCAGGAGAGCGAGGAGGCAGAGCGGCTGACTGTGGACGACATCCCTGAGCAGGATATTGACATCAGCGGGGCCAACTTAGACGAAGGCTCTTTCCTCCAGCCCTACCCGTCAAAACGCCGCTACGCACTGCTCAAAGCAGCTGGTGTGAAGAAGATTGACAAGGAGGAGAAGAGGCAGCTGCATGAGCTGAGGATCTCCAGGGAGAACTGTGGTTGCGACTGCCAAGGCTTTTGTGAGCCCGAGACATGTAGCTGCAGCCTTGCAGGCATTAAATGTCAG ATGGATCATTCCTCTTTCCCATGTGGCTGCACTAAGGACGGCTGCGGAAACACTGAGGGTCGCATTGAGTTTAACTCCACCAGGGTACAGACGCATTACATCCACACTATCATGAAGTTGGAACTGGAGAAAAGGCTGGAGGAGCAGTCgagcacagaggaagaggaggagaacacAACCACGGCCGCCTCTGTACCAGCAGTGCCATCCTTCCCCTTCAGCTCAGAACTGGCGACAGCTGGTGAGAATAGTTGTAGCAGCGACATGACGGACCTATCAGACTCTTCCGGTCACAGCGAGGACTCGGAGGCAGGAGAGAACCTGTGTGACCACGGAACTCAACTGGATGTCGATGAGAAAGGCTTGAGTCGAATCCTCAGTTTCAGCGACACAGAGAACTGCTCAGATAGGACCAGGGCAGGCGGGGACAAAAGCAGTAAAAACACTTACGGCCCAGATCAACGGCAAGAGCCACAGCAGCCGTCTGCAGAGACATTTAGTAGCTTTAGCATGGTGGACTTTGCAGACGAGAATGACAACATAGACGCTGCACTGTTGGACTCTGCAGATGATCACACCGACAATCGAGCAACAGCCATTTCAGAACTCTTGGACGAAAACGCCAACCAGGGAAACGCCCTATTCCACAGCAGTAGTGTCCCCCACACTCCCTCCCCCACTATTGATCGTTCAGCAAGCTATAACATGGACCTAAGCCTCTCTTCTGAGTCAGACCTGGAGTTCTTCGATGGGTTCCCCTGCTTAGGGTCCAGCTCGCTCTACAACTCCCTCAAGGAGTACGAACACATGGACaacttttttcagtttcagttgcCTAGTTATCCCAGTTTCCCTGCGGCCAGCGACCCGGGGACCTGCCTGCTTGAGTCGCTGATTGGCCTTTCAGAGTCCATCCCAGAGCCCCCTACCACATTTACAGACAATCAGCTGTTGGAGGAAGCCATGAAATTGTCTGTGATGGAGTCTGTGAAAGTCTGA